The Capricornis sumatraensis isolate serow.1 chromosome 11, serow.2, whole genome shotgun sequence DNA segment CTGAATACAATGTTAATATAAATACATTCTCATTACTTTTTCAAAAACCTAGATAAAATGTTCTAGATTTGTAATCATAGACATTTTGAATGTGGCTTCAAATgacttttttacttttataatagTCAGCTTAAGGtttcttgtgatttttcttttatccaatttaaaaatatgactatTAAGAATGTTGTTCATTAAGAAACTTGGAAATATTCATAAAAATTGGAAGAATTAAAAATACAAGCTCTACCTGGAGATTCAATACTCATATCGATATTTCAAAGACTTGATAGATGTAGAGCACTTCATCACACAAGACTGTTAATGGAGAATCACCTGAATATGACATCTGATGACTCGGGAAATATACTCAAAGTCATTAGATTGTCGAGTTTTCATGTCTCAGTTCTGTGCTGCCTCCTACATGACAATCATGTTCCTCCCATGCTAAATAGGAATGAAATCAAAAGCAAGATCTTACCACCCACAACTACTTAGCAGcaattcttctttcatttcttcacatACTTCAAGATATATGTCAAGTCAAGACCAGAGACCAGAAAGGATACCCTTTGAATGGATTTATTGCCCGCCCCACCATTGTATGTTTTCCACTGGACTCTCAGACTCAAACCTGGACAATCAATGAAAGGGCAGAGGTAACAGATTAACAGTACATGGAAGAAGGAAGGGATTTTTACTATCCAAGAGACTCTAGATTTTAAGATGGGTCGTTTGTGTTTGTATACTCCCAGTTAACTAGTAATCACCTTCCTAGTTATAATTAGGACTAATTGTTAATTAGTTGAAATCGTTTTAGTCATATTGAAGGTCAATTGAAAATGTTGGATCTTAGCAGTTGAAATGAAATCTGGAGTCAGAAAGAccccttcacatactcctttacACATTCATTGTACAACCGGGAAAGCTTCTTACTACCTGTGAGCTTCTGAGTTGAGATTTGTGACTAAGGATAAcagtacatgggcttcccagatggctcagtggtaaagaatctgaccgaaatgcaagaggcacaggttagatccctgggtccagaaaatcctctggaggaggaaatgtcaacctgctccagtattcttttagGGAAAATCCCATACAATCCATAGAgcaggaaagagtcagacacgattgagcatgcACGCAGCAGGGAAGGATAACAGAACTTACTTAACGGGATCATTGTGAGAATTCAGATGCTTAGCTTGAGGCTTACACTTCAAGGATGGTTACTGTTACAATTGCTTCTACAAGACACCACTAATTACAACTGAAGTCCAAGGTCCTGGTgggcagtgcaagagacccacgAGCTTCAGGTGCCATTTGCTAACCTCTGGTCACCTTCCAAGACCTCCCTTCTCACCCAAAGCTGTCATTCTCCTCGGCCAGGTTTCCCCCTTCCTCACAATAATCTGTAAAGTTACGGGAGACTGCTACTGCTAATCATTTGATTCAAGTTATTCACACTAAGGGATGAATAAGGCTTTTTTCAATGCCCAAACAACCAACAATTGAAATACTGGAGAAGTTTTTCTCTCTATGCAAGGGAAAAGCTTCActaccttaaaaacaaaaacaaaaacaaaccttcCCAGTACCTATatactaagttgtgtctctttgcaactccatggactataacccaccaggcttccctgtccatctgtctctatttccctgagtttgctcaaattcatatccatagaCTCAGTGATGCtttacaaccatctcatcctccgctgccctcttctcttttgccctcaatccttcACAGCATTAGagcaatgagtgggctctttgcatcaggtggccaaagtattggagcttcagcatcagtcctttcaatgaatattctacTTCACAGTATTGTTATGACAATCACATAAGGTACTGGATGAGTAAGGAGCTTACAAAAATTTCCTGGCCTAAAGTAAGCACCCAGTAAACACtgagtgttttttaattaaaacttgaACTTTTACTAAAGAAGGTGTTGAGGCCTTTGCTGGCTAGATAAATACTTTGTAAAACTACTTACAAGcggggaagaaaggaaataagtatGGTTCACTCATTTttgcaaagactttaaaaaaaaaaaaaaaaggcaacgtTTCCAGAAGCTTGCTGAAAATAATGGGGGAAAACCTTGAACCATGCCACCCAAAGCAGTTAACATAATTTCCCTAACCCTGAGGTTAGCAGGATTAGGGCAGCTACACAGCTAAAAATTTTGTTCTTAGCATTCCTGAGCGCACAGATTCAGGGAACCGGGAATCTAATATAGGATCCTTGACGTGCCTTAAAGATGAATGCAATATTCAGAGTCACCGAGCGCCTCACTTCCTCCTCCGGTCTCAGCTCCCTCCGCTCCCCGCACTCCCCACAGCTGGCGCCGGGAACCGCCGGGGGCTGGGAGGGAACGCGGGCGGGGGCGGCCACCCTCCGCCGCAGCCGCGGGGCCGGAGCCGCGAGTCGCGTGGCGACGAGTGGAGACCAGAAGAACTCGGTGGCGAGCACAGCTCTGCTTCTGGACCTGTTAAGTTAGACTCCTGTAGATCCGGAGGATCAAACCTAGGCTCCGTAACCAGCAGCGAGCACCGAGCGCAACCCAGATGTGCCCGGAGCAGCAGGTGAGTCACCCTGCCCGCCTCCCCACTCCAGCCCCGTGTCCAACAGGTTGGCCAGGGCGCGACTCCCGGGGGCCCCCGAGGATGCACTCCTAGCCTCACCTGGGCGCGGCGCTCGGGCTTCTCCCTTTGCCGAGTTGTCGTTCCTATTTAAACTCATGCCCCAGCCCACGCCTGTTCTAGTCCTTGTCTTTTTGCCTTCCCTTCTCCTAAAATGACAGCTTCGCTGTGTGCCGAGAAACGCGCCCAGAATACCTCCTCTCCAGGAAACTTGTAGGGACAGACTCGGCTGAACCGAAGGGCGCGAAGTGTCTCAACATGTGATGGGAGCTGACCACGACGACCCCTGGTTCGCAGTGACTCGCTGAGACTTAATCAAAAGTCAGCGTTAACTGCGCTCATTTCCCTACCAGGAGGTCAAAAAATTAGGAGAGGAGGGTGCCAGAGTGATTGAGAGTGAATGCCAGCAAATGACACGCCTCGCGCGCCCAGGTCACCCTCCCCCACGTGCGCGCATCTCCAGCGACCGCTCCCCGGGAGGCCTATGAGGCCGCGCcgcaaaagaagagggaggaataTACATCCCGAAGTTGCAAAAGACAGACCCGGTAGCCCCTTCCTTTGCTGCTGAACTTTTCGTTTTGGTCCCCTGCAGGCGGGCGTGAGTCTCGCCCACCCCCTTGCTTACATTCCTTCAAGATTCGACGAGCCCTCCTCCACGGTAGacctccctcctctgtcccctccccacccgcTCCAGCGGCCGCGAGGCCTTCCACCCAAACACCTCCGGGCTGGAGGTCTCAGTTACAAAGTTGGAGAGCGGGTAGTGAGTCCGAGAAGGACCACGGCGACCAACTGTGTGCCCGGCGGCTGTCCTCGGCTTGGTCCGCACGTGAGCGGTTCCCTAGGGCGCCACCCCTCGTCTCCATCCCAGGCACGGATGCGCGGCTCCCGCGCACTCGCGGCTCCCTAGCGGCGAGAGGGAGAACCAGCACAGGGGGTGGAGAGAGGAAAGGTTCGCGGGTGGGAGGAACCCCCCTCGGGAGCCCGGGAAATCCCGGCCGTGCCTACCCCCTCCCCCTCAACTTCGAGGCGCTCTTCGGCAGCGGCGGCGAGGATGGAGCTGCCTCCCCGGGGCCGGGCGCCGCCGGACTCCTCGCTGGACAGCGCCTCCCTGACCTCGCTGGACTCCAGCGTCTTCTGCAGCGAGGGTGAAGGGGAGCCCCTGGCGCTCGGGGACAGCTTCACCGTCAACGTGGGCGGCAGCCGCTTTGTGCTCTCGCAGCAGGCGTTGTCCTGCTTCCCGCACACGCGCCTGGGCAAGCTGGCCGTGGTGGTGGCCTCGTGCCGGCGCCGCGGGGCCCTGGCCGCGGTGCCCAGCCCCCTGGAGCTCTGTGACGACGCCAATCCCGTGGACAACGAGTACTTCTTCGACCGGAGCTCGCAAGCCTTCCGCTACGTCCTGCACTACTATCGCACCGGCCGCCTGCACGTCATGGAGCAGCTATGCGCGctctccttcctccaggagatccagTACTGGGGCATCGACGAGCTCAGCATTGACTCCTGCTGCCGGGACAGGTACCCGCGAggcgccgggggcgggggcgcgggggggtCGGGGCGGGGCAGCGGGCGCCGTGGGGATGGGGCGGCCGGGGGCAAGATTTGAGACTTCATCCAAGCCTCGCTCGAGCCAGGCCTAAGAATACTACCTGTGGCCGTTTAGGAGCCAGAAGAAGGCAGGGTGGCAGTGGGGGCCAGAAAGCATCAAAGCCAAGTTTTGATGGAACTTTttgaactttctgctttttctagTGAAGGTATGCTAATTCATTTGTAATCAAGAGTGGCCAGGCCTGCAATAAATATCTGGTGATTGTAAAGATGAGTCAAAAATTATGCTCCAAAAAATGCACCTAAAAGGATGTAGGTTACAGTATAGAGAGTGGTGCTTTATCACACTTAGGAGGCTTCAGTTTTAAAACTTGGATAAAGAACTGCTTTAAATCCAGAAGACAGAAAGTTGGTTCTTTGTGAATAAGTGTGGCACTTTGGTGATTTATTATTTTGCAATTACTTTGCTATTATTACCATTTCATCATGAATATCTTTCCAttacccacattaaaaaaaaaattccctattgCAAACTTCTGTTCTTGTTACAAGAAAAAAGTAGGTCGTAAAATGCATTAATCTAAAGTAGCTTTGCTACGTATAATTTATTCTATATAAACTTCTACCACAAAAGCaccattttaaaagcaataatcTTTCACATCTGAGTCCTGTGAAAAGACGGCCTGGGTAAAATATGGCATGAACTTGTTCTGCATGTTACTGAATTAAGAAGCATGACTTCACTGCCGAGTTTAATTCCCACTttacttcagtatttttaaaaagttagactAATCACCAGGTTGTCTTCCCTAAAAGATACTTCAGAAGAAAGGAGCTGAGTGAAACGTTAGACTTTAAGAAGGACACAGAAGACCAGGAGAGTCAGCATGAGAGTGAACAGGACTTCTCCCAGGGACGTTGCCCCACCATCCGCCAGAAGCTCTGGAACATCCTGGAGAAGCCTGGGTCGTGCACAGCGGCCCGAATCTTTGGGGTCATCTCCATCATCTTTGTGGCGGTGTCCATCGTCAACATGGCCCTGATGTCAGCCGAGTTAAGCTGGCTGGACCCACAGCTGCTGGAAATCCTGGAGTATGTGTGCATCAGTTGGTTCACGGGGGAGTTTGTCCTGCGCTTCCT contains these protein-coding regions:
- the KCNV1 gene encoding potassium voltage-gated channel subfamily V member 1, which codes for MELPPRGRAPPDSSLDSASLTSLDSSVFCSEGEGEPLALGDSFTVNVGGSRFVLSQQALSCFPHTRLGKLAVVVASCRRRGALAAVPSPLELCDDANPVDNEYFFDRSSQAFRYVLHYYRTGRLHVMEQLCALSFLQEIQYWGIDELSIDSCCRDRYFRRKELSETLDFKKDTEDQESQHESEQDFSQGRCPTIRQKLWNILEKPGSCTAARIFGVISIIFVAVSIVNMALMSAELSWLDPQLLEILEYVCISWFTGEFVLRFLCVRDRCRFLRKVPNIIDLLAILPFYITLLVESLSGSQTTQELENVGRIVQVLRLLRALRMLKLGRHSTGLRSLGMTITQCYEEVGLLLLFLSVGISIFSTVEYFAEQSIPDTTFTSVPCAWWWATTSMTTVGYGDIRPDTTTGKIVAFMCILSGILVLALPIAIINDRFSACYFTLKLKEAAVRQREALKKLTKNIATDSYISVNLRDVYARSIMEMLRLKGRERASTRSSGGDDFWF